The Streptomyces sp. NBC_01142 genomic interval GGGTCACGTCCGACGCGACGAGACGGGCCGGCCGCACCGCATCATCGGCATCATGCGCGACGCCACCCAGGAGCTCACCGACGCCACCGAGCGCCAGGAGGTCGATCAGGAGCGCCGCCGGCAGACCAGCGTCGTCGAGAGCACCACGGCGGCCCTCGCTCACGCCAGGACGGTTCAGGACGTCATCGACGTACTGAAGGACTCGCACGGTCTGGAACACTTCGGCGCGACCAGCCTGGTGATGGGCCTGCTGGAGGCGGGCAGGATTCATCTGGTCGCCGAGGGGCCCGTGGGCTCCTTCGTGCCCGGGACCCGCTGGACGAGAGTCGACGAGCAGTACCCGATGAGTGAGGTGGTGCGCACCCTCACCCCCCGTTTCATCGAGTCCAAACAGGACTTCGCCGACTCCTATCCGCGGTTGTGGCCGCACATCAGCGACCTGGATATCTGCGCCGCGGCCTATCTGCCGCTGATCGCCCAGGCCAAGCCGATTGGAGCGCTCGGCCTCCTCTACCGCGACAAGACCGGGTTCAGCGCCGACGAGCGCAATGTGCTGGTCGCGCTCAGCAGCAGCATTGCGCAGAGCCTCGCGCGCGCCGTGCTCTACGAACAGGAGCACGATCTCGCCGAGGGTCTTCAGCAGGCCATGCTGCCGCGCCGGATTCCCGACGTGCCCGGTGCGCAGATCGCGGTGCGCTACCGCTCGGCGCGGCTCGGCAGGGACATCGGCGGCGACTGGTACGACATCATCGCGCTCCCCGGTGGACGGGTCGGCGCGGTCATCGGAGACGTACAGGGGCATGACACCCACGCGGCCGCGGTGATGGGGCAGTTGCGCATCGTGCTGCGGGCGTACGCGGCCGAGGGGCACACCCCGGCCACCGTGATGGCGCGCGCGTCCGTCTTTCTCCATGAGCTGGACACCGAGCGGTTCGCGACATGTACGTATGCGGAGGCCGATCTGTCGACCGGTGTGATGCAGCTGGTGCGGGCGGGTCATGTCGACCCGCTGATCAGGGACAGCGACGGCAGCACCCGGCGGCTGTCGTTGGAGGGCGGGCTGCCGCTGGGGCTCTCGGCGGAGTTCGGCCAGCTCGAATACCCGGTCAGCACCGTCGAGCTGGACCCCGGGCAGGCATTGCTCCTCTACACGGACGGACTTGTCGAGCAGCCCGGCGCCGACCTCGACGACGGAATGCAGACGCTGACCTCACTGGTGCGCGGCGGCCCGCGTGATCTGCAACAACTGGCCGACCGGCTCTGCGAGGTGGTGGACGAGCGGGGCGGCGACGACGATGTCGCGATCCTGCTGCTGCGCCGCAAGGGTGCCTACACCGCGCAGGCGGGCGGTCGGCTCCAGCAGCACGTCGCGCAGAGCGACCCCGAGGCGCTGAGTTCGGCCCGGCACATGATCCGGGCGGCGGTCAGTGCCTGGGGGGCGCGGGAGAGGGCGGACGAGATCGAGCTGGCGGCCGACGAGATGACGACCAATGCGCTGATGCACACCGAAGGTGGGGCGATCGTGACCATCCGGGTGCTCTCCGGCATCGAACGGCGGCTGCGGGTGGAGGTCGAGGACCGTTCGAGTGCGCTGCCGCGCCGGCGTGACGCGGGCGAGTCCGGTGTCTCAGGGCGCGGGCTGATGCTGGTGGACAGGCTCGCGGAGGCGTGGGGCGTGGAGTCGCGAGGCAGTGGCAAGTGCGTGTGGTGCGAATTCATCATTCCGGACAGGCAGCCGATCGCGTGATCATTTACCTGTTGTTAACTGTCCGTGAACTGTTCATCCTTGACCGTAACCGACCGGAGGCGATTGACTGCGCACTCCCTGGCCTTCTAGGACATGAGGAACCTTTGAGCAGCGAGCTTCTCGCCCCTCTCGACCTGGCGTTCTGGCACCTCGAGTCCGCCGGGCACCCGATGCATCTCGGCGCCCTCGCCTTCTTCGCGCTCCCGCCAGTCGCCGCGTCCGCTGCCGCTCCCGTTCCTGCGCCGGGTCCCGTTTCCGCGCCGGGCGCGGGGGGCGGCGGGCGCATTCTGGATCTGCTCGCCACCCGCGCCGCCGCGATCCCCCGGCTGCGGATGCGGGTGAGGGACGTCTGGCTGCCCATCGGCGGCGCTGCCTGGTCCGTGGCCAAGGACTTCGACGTACGGCGGCATGTGCACCACATCCGTCTCCCGGACATCGACTTCGCCGCCGGGGCCGCGGCCCTCGCCGGTGAACTGATGGAGCGGCCACTCGAACGAGGCCTGCCGCCCTGGGAGATGTACCTCCTCACGGGAGGCAGGGAAGGCGGGGGAGGGAGGGACGGCTCCTTCGCGGTGCTGGTCAAGCTCCACCACGCGCTGGCCGACGGTATGCGCGCGGTCGCCATCGGGGCCGGGATCTTCGACGAGATCGCCGGCATCGCCGGCGCCCGCACGGCCGGCGTACGGCGGGTGCGCACCGTGCCGCCCACGTCCTGGCTCGCGGGCCCCCGGCAGGCGGCCGGCCTTGCCCGGAACCGTCTCGAGGAGCTGGGCAGGGCTCTGGACGTCGGAGCCTCGGTCGTACGGTCCAGCCGGTTCGACCCGCGCGGCGTGCCCGCCCTGTCGGCCGCATCGAGCGGCACCCGTCGGGTCGGCACCGCCGTGCTCGACCTGGAAGATGTGCAGCGCGTCCGCCGGGCGGCGGGCGGTACGGCCAACGATGTGCTGCTCGCGATCGTGGCGGGCGCGCTGCGGCGCTGGATGGGCGACCGCGGCGAGCGGCTGTCCCCGGCCGACCCGCGCGCCCTGGTCCCCGTCTCCCGGCGCAGGCCCGGCAGCCCGCCCGGCTCGGGCAACAAGCTCTCCGCGTATCTGCTCACCCTCCCGGTCCGTGACCCCGACCCGCGCTCACGGCTGGCTGCCGTACGCCGCGCCATGGACCGCAACAAGGAAGCGGGCCCCTCGCGAGGCGCCGGGGCGGTGGCCGTACTCGCCGACCAACTGCCGCCGCTGGCACACCGGTTCGGTGCCCCGCTGGCCGGCGGGGCGGCCCGGATGCTCTTCGACATCCTGGTGACGAGCGTGCCGCTGCCGCGCTCCGCCCTCTCGCTCGGCGGCTGCCCCCTGCGCGAGATCTACCCGATGGCGCCGCTCGCCCGTGGACAGTCCCTGGCGATCGCGCTGTCGACGTACGGCGGACAGGTACATGTCGGCCTGGTCGCCGACGGAAAGGCCGTACCCGATCTGGGCCGGCTCGCGCACGGTCTGCGTGAGGAGCTCGAGGAACTCCTCACTCTCACCCGATAGAACGGCACATCAAGAGAAGAGAATCCCTATAGATCGGATAGCTCGAAGGTTCGTCACGGAATCCAGGTCCCTTCAAGGGTGTTGACGCCCCAAGTGATCCGATGAATATTCGTCCTGACCGGTGGATGCCACGGCGAGGGGGCAGCGGCGGGATGCGATGGAGCACGCTCGGACACAGTGCGGTCGAGATCACCGAGCTGTCCTTCGGGGCAGCCGGAATCGGCAATCTGTACGCCCCCGTCGACCCCGGCGCGGCCGCGGCCGCGATCGATGCGGCCTGGGACGCGGGCATCCGCACCTTCGACACGGCACCCCACTACGGGCTCGGCCTGTCCGAACGCAGACTGGGTGAGGCGCTGCGCGGCCGCCCCCGCGACGCGTACACCCTCTCCACCAAGGCCGGACGGCTGCTCGAACCCTGCCCGGCCGAGGGCGACGACCTGGCCCACGGCTTCGCCGTCCCGGCCGACCACCGCCGCGTATGGGACTTCAGTGCCGCCGGGGTACGCCGCAGCATCGAGGAGAGCCTGCTGCGCCTCGGCCTCGACCGGATCGACATCGTCTATCTGCACGACCCGGACGACCATGAGGAAGCCGCCTTCCGCCACGGCTATCCGGCACTCGAGAAGCTGCGCGCCGAGGGCGTCATCGGTGCGATCGGCGCCGGAATGAACCAGGCCGCGATGCTCACCCGCTTTCTCCGCGACACCGACGTCGACGCTGTCCTCTGCGCCGGCCGCTACACCCTGCTCGACCAGAGCGCGGTGGCCGAGCTGTTGCCCGAAGCCACCGCCCGCGGCAAGAGCGTCGTCGTCGGCGGGGTCTTCAACTCCGGGCTGCTCGCCGATCCGCGGCCCGGAGCCACCTACGACTACACGGCCGCGCCCGACGACATCCTTCAGCGGGCTCTGCGCCTCAAGGCCGTCACCGAACGGCACGGCGTACCGCTGCGCGCCGCCGCTCTCCACTACCCCCTCGGCCATCCGGCCGTCGCCGGCGTCCTGGTCGGCGCCCGGTCCGCCGGCGAAGTACGGGACGCGGCCGATCTGCTCGGCCGCCCCGTGCCACCGGCACTCTGGGACGAGCTGCGAGCCGAAGGGCTGCTGCCCACGGACGGGGGTGCCCGATGAGGGTCGCCCTGCACACCACGGTCCGCGCCGACCGCATCGACGCGTACGAGGCGGCCCACCGCGCGGTCCCCGAGGAGCTCACCGCCGCGATCCGCGCCGCAGGCGCCACCTCCTGGACGATCTGGCGCAGCGGCACCGACCTCTTCCATCTGCTCGACTGCGACGACTACGCCCGTCTGCTGGCCGCACTCGAAGAACTCCCGGTCAATATCGCCTGGCAGGCGCGGATGGCCGAACTGCTCGATGTCGTCCACGACTACTCGACGAACGGCGCGGACGCCGGACTACCCGTCGTCTGGGAGCTGTGAGCCCCATGACGATCATCGACGCCCACCACCACGTCTGGGATCTGGCCGTACGGGACCAGGAGTGGATCACCGGTCCCGAGTTGGCCCCCATCCGCCGCACCTTCACCCTCGAGGACCTCACCCCCGACGCGCGCGCCGCGGGTGTACGGGCCACCGTCCTGGTCCAGACGGTCACTGTCGCCGAGGAGACCCCCGAATTCCTGGCTCTCGCCGACAGCCATGACCTCGTCGCCGGCGTCGTCGGCTGGACCGACCTCACTGCTCCTGATATCGCCGACACCCTCGCGGCCCTGCGTGAACTCCCCGGCGGGGACCGGCTCGTGGGCATCCGTCACCAGGTCCAGGGCGAACCCGACCCGCAGTGGCTGCTCCGCCCCGACGTGCTGCGCGGCCTCGCCGCCGTAGCCTCCGCAGGGCTCGTCTACGACCTCGTGGTGCTCCCGTGCCAGCTGCCCGCGGCGGCAGGGGCTGCGGCCCGGCTGCCCGAGCTCACCTTCGTACTCGACCATCTGGGCAAGCCGCCCATCGCCTCGAAGGAGATGGAGCCCTGGGCGGCCGATGTGCGCGCCCTGGCCGCCCGGCCCAACACTGTCTGCAAACTCTCCGGCATGGTGACCGAAGCCGCCTGGTCCACCTGGACCACCCCCGATCTGATCCCCTACGCCGATACGGTGCTCGACGCCTTCGGGCCCGGCCGGCTGATGTTCGGCTCCGACTGGCCGGTGTGCCGGCTGGCCGCCGGCTACGCCGAGGTGGTCGCCGCGGCCCGCGCGCTCACCCACCGGCTGGCCGACGGCGAACGGCGCGCGGTCTTCGAGACCACGGCGAGCCGCGTCTACGCACTGCGGGAGCGGGATCTGTGAGCGGGGTGGGGCCGCCGGCCCGGTGAACCTGCGGCTGCCCTGCCCCTGCGGCACCCTGGAGACATGCCGGAGCTGCCCGAAGTCGAAGCGCTGAGAGAGTTCCTCGACGGTCATCTGGTGGGACAGGAGATCGTCCGCGTCATGCCCCTGGCGATCAGCGTCCTCAAGACGTACGACCCGCCGCTGACCGCCCTCGAAGGTGCCACCGTCACCGCCGTGGACCGGCACGGGAAGTGGCTCGACATCACCGCGGGCGGACTCCATCTGGTCGCCCATCTCGCCCGTGCGGGCTGGCTCCAGTGGAAGGACGAGTTCCCGGCCGCGCCGCCACGACCCGGCAAGGGGCCGCTCGCTCTGCGCACCCTCCTTGCCGCGGGCGGCGGTTTCGACCTCACCGAGGCGGGCACCACCAAGCGCCTCGCCGTCCATCTCGTACGCGACCCGGCCGAGGTGCCCGGCATCGCCCGGCTCGGCCCGGACCCGCTCGCCGACGCCTTCGGCCGCGACACCTTCGCCGCGCTGCTTGCCGGCGAACGGCGGCAGATCAAGGGCGCGCTGCGCGATCAGAGCCTGATCGCCGGCATCGGCAACGCCTACAGCGACGAGATTCTGCACGTGGCGAGGATGTCGCCGTTCAAGCCCGTGCAGAATCTCGACGAGGACGAGACCACGCTGCTGTACGAGGCGCTGCGTTCCACGCTGCGCGAGGCCGTGGAGCGTTCGCGCGGCGTCGCGGCGGGCCGGCTGAAAGCCGAGAAGAAAAGCGGCCTGCGTGTCCACGGCCGTACCGGTCAGCCGTGCCCGGTGTGCGGGGACACGATCCGCGAAGTCTCCTTCAGCGACTCCTCGCTGCAGTACTGCCCCACCTGCCAGACCGGCGGCAAACCACTCGCCGACCGCAGACTCTCCCGTCTGCTGAAGTAGGCCGCCGCCGAAGCGTGGGACGTCCAGAGCCTGCCCTACCCACCGATGGAGACCAGACGCTTGCCGTCCCCGGTGCGGATCTCCCAGTGACCGATCTCGGCGCTCTGCAGGCCGGTGCCCCCTTCGATGTCCAGGGGCTGCTCGTGGCCCGGGGAGTCCGGCATCCCGTAGCCGCCGTCGGGCACCGCCCAGCTGAGGACCGGATGTTCGGCGCCGTCCTTGCCGATGGCGATCAGCCGGCAGACGCGCGGCCCGGTCAGCCCCGCCAGCTGCAGAGCGACCGCGGTGCCCCAGCCCCGTTCCCTGAGCGCGACGGATGCGGTGACACCCGACGCGAGGTCCGTCGCGACGATCTGCTGCCCGCCCGCGCTCCCACCGTCCTGGAGTGCCACCGCCGCGGCGGGCAGAGCGATGATCAGCGCGGCCGCCGCCGCGACCAGCCGCAGCCGGCGCCTGCGGCTGCGCCGGCGCAACGCGCCGACCTCGTCGGTGAGCCGCTCCAGCAGTCGCGGGGTGGGACGGGGCTCGGCCCGGCCGGGACCGGCGAGTTCGGTCAGGGCGGCGGTGACAGCGGTGAAGTCGGCGAGCTGCACCGCGCACATGACGCAGTCGGTCAGATGCTCCTCGAAGCGGAATGCGTCCGCCGGTTCCAGGACGCCCAGCGCATAGGCGGCCACGTCCCGGTGCCGCTGCTGCAGGTTCATGGGCGGTCCCCTCGATTCATCTCTTCGTCTCTTGCGGTCTGTCGCCCTGGAATACGGACCAGGGCCCCTGTCTGCTCAACCCGGCGCCGGGGCGGACACCAGGCCGTGGTCCCGGAATCGAGGCCCGCCTACACTCCGCAGCATGCTGCGCGTACTGGCTGTCGACGACGAGAAACCGGCGCTCGAGGAACTGCTCTACCTTCTCCGCTCCGACGCACGGGTCCGGAGCGCGGAAGGTGCCACGGATGCCACCGAGGCCCTGCGCCGCATCGGCCGTGCCCTGGACGCCGGCCCGGACGGGGAGGACGGCATCGATGTCGTCTTTCTCGACATCCACATGGCCGGGCTCACCGGGCTCGACGTCGCCAAGCTGCTGGCCGGCTTCGCCCGGCCGCCGCTGATCGTGTTCGTCACCGCTCATGAGGGCTTCGCCGTGCAGGCCTTCGACCTCAAGGCCGTCGACTACGTGCTCAAGCCGGTGCGCAGGGAGCGTCTCGCCGAGGCTGTACGCCGGGTCCGTGACCTCGTCGTCTCGGCGCGCGAGCCGCGGCAGCCGGAGCCGGTGGGCCCGGCCGGCCCCGGCGCCGCGGCCACCGTCGTGCCCAGCACACCGCCCAACGTCGAGCAGATACCGGTCGAACTGGGCGGTGTGACCCGGTTCGTGCCGATCGACGACATCGCCTATGTCGAAGCCCAGGGGGACTATGCCCGGCTCCATACCAAGGACGGCAGCCACCTGGTGAGAATTCCGCTCTCCACCCTGGAGGAGCGCTGGGCCTCCCGCGGTTTCGTACGGATACACCGCAGCCATCTCGTCGCGCTGGGCCGTATCGACGAACTGCGCCTGGACGCCGGTACGACCACGGTCCGGGTCGGCGACGCCGAGCTCGCCGTCAGCCGCCGCCATGCGCGCCAGCTGCGCGATCTGCTGATGCGGCACGCCGGGGGGTGACCGACCCGCGGTCGTGCCCTGCCCCCGCGGCCCCGGCAACTCGACGCGTCCGCCGCGTCCGTCCGCCCCTCCGCCGACCCCGCCCGCCGCGTCCGCCCCGTCCGCCCGTTCGGCGGCCGCGGACAGCCGCTCATCGCCCGGGAGCGGCCGTACGGCGACGGACATCCTCCGCTGACAGAGCCGGAGCCGCTTTCGGCGGCAGCCCCCTCCCACGCCGCCTAACCTTGATCGCGCAAGGGGAGAAGGGGCCTGATGTCCGACATCGAAGCGTTGCTGGAGGAGCTCCGGAGCCTGCCGGCGACCCGGCCGTCCAGCGCCCATGACATCGAGGCACTGATCGCCACGGCGAAGAGTGCCGCAGGCCGCTGGGCCGATGTGCTGTACGAGATCCGGGAATCGGCCCAGGGACTCGTCGGCCCCCGCGCCGAAGCCGCCCTCGGAGTTGCCTTCCGCAGGGCAGAGGAGTCCTACGTCGAGCTCGAGATCGCACTCAGCGACTGCGCCCGGCGCCCGGGCCGCTGACCGGTCACTGGCCAGCCGCTGACCAGCGATGGAGCGGCAATCGAGGTACTGCCGCCGGTGTCTACCGTCGGTAAACACTCCTGCGTAGACTCCACAGCTCCCGAGGGTTCGCCGAGAGACGCTGGAGCGGACGACGATGTCTGCAGAGCAACACCCCCGCCGCGAGGTCGTCACCGGGGTGCCGCGCGGCGCCAGGCGCGCGCCCGGGCATGCCCCCGCCCGGTCCGAGATCAGCGAGCAGACGACACTCGGCGCCACCTACGTACGCTCCCTGATGCGCAGCCAGCTGCGGGCCGCGCTCTACGCGCTGGGGGCCCTCGCCCTGCTGGTCGGTTCCCTGCCGCTGCTCTTCGCGCTGCCGGCCGCCGTCGGCGGCGATCTCTCCTCGCCGGAGCCCTTCGTCTGGTCATCGCTCGGCCTGGCCGTCTACCCGGTGATGTGGCTGACCGCTCGCTGGTACGTGCGCCGGGCGGAGCGCAACGAACGCGACTTCACCAGGCTCGTCGAAGGCCGCTGACCGGTGCTGCCCGGTGAAGCTTCATGAACCAGACCTACGCGGTGACAGCCGTCACCGTCGTGGTGCTCGCCACCCTGCTCATCGGCGCGCTCGGGCTGCGCATATCCCGCACCACCTCCGACTTCTATGTCGCCTCCCGCACGGTGAAGCCCGGTCTGAACGCCGCGGCCATCAGCGGTGAGTACCTCTCCGCCGCGTCCTTCCTCGGCATCGCGGGCCTGGTGCTCCTGCAGGGCCCCGACATGCTCTGGTACCCGGTCGGCTACACCGCCGGCTACCTCGTACTCCTGGTGCTGGTCGCCGCCCCGCTGCGCCGCTCGGGGGCGTACACCCTCTCCGACTTCGCCGAGGCCCGGCTGGAGTCCGGCGCGGTGCGCAGGCTCGCCAGCCTCTTCGTCGTCGGCATCGGCTGGCTCTATCTGCTGCCCCAGCTGCAGGGCGCCGGACTGACCCTGGAGATACTCACCGGCGCGCCCGACTGGGTCGGCGGTCTGGTCGTCGCGGTCGTCGTCACCGGAGCCGTTGCCGCGGGCGGCATGCGCAGCATCACCTTCGTCCAGGCTTTCCAGTACTGGCTCAAGCTCACCGCCCTGCTGGTGCCCGCGCTCTTCCTCGTCGCCGCCTGGCTCGGCGACGACGCGCCCCGAGCCCGCTTCGACGCGCCGACGCTCTTCCGCGAGCACACCGTCGTACGCGTCGACGACAGCGTCCGCATCGATCTCGACGAACCGCTCACTCTCACTGTCTCCGGCGGCATCGACGGCACCCGGCACGAGAAGCGGCACGTCACCCTGGACGAGGGCACCCACCGCATCGAGGCCGGCACCACCCTGAAGTTCCCCCGGGGCGCCGAAGTGCCCGAGCGGGCCTCCTCGGGAACCGACCCGTTCAGCTGGTCCCAGCCGCTGTCCGGCGGCCGGGACGGTTACCAGCTGTACGCGACGTACGGACTCATCCTCGCCACCTTCCTGGGCACGATGGGACTCCCGCATGTCGCCGTCCGCTTCTACACCAGCCCCAACGGCCGCGCTGCGCGCCGCACCACCCTTGTCGTCCTCGGGCTGATCGGCGCCTTCTATCTGCTGCCGCCCGTCTACGGCGCACTCGGGCGGATCTACGCACCCGAACTCGCCCTCACCGGCGAGGCCGACGCCGCTGTCCTGGTGCTGCCCGAACGGATCGTCGGCGGGCTCGCGGGAGATCTCCTCGGCGCGCTGCTGGCGGGCGGCGCGTTCGCCGCGTTCCTGTCCACCGCCTCCGGACTGACCATGTCCGTCGCCGGTGTCATCACCCAGGATGTGCTGCCCTCGCGCGGCGTACGGCACTTCCGCCTCGCCACTCTGCTCGCCATGGCGGTGCCGCTGGCGGTGAGTGTCGTGGCCACCAATGTGCCGGTCGCCGACGCCGTGGGGCTCGCGTTCGCCGTCTCCGCGTCCTCGTTCTGTCCGTTGCTGGTGCTCGGCATCTGGTGGCGGGGGCTGACCCCGCCCGGCGCGGGCGCCGGACTGGTGATCGGCGGCGGGTCCGCGCTCACCGCGGTGATGGCCACCCGCGCGGGCCTCCCTCCCGAGGGCTGGGTGCACACCCTGATGGCCTGGCCCGCCGTGTGGTCGGTGCCCCTCGGCTTTCTGACCATGGTGCTGGTGTCGCTCGCCACCCGGCACCACATACCTCCCGGCGCCGCCGCCATCCTTGCGCGGCTGCATCTGCCGGAAGACCTCGTCGGCAGGCCTCAGCCCGAAGGAGTGGAACGATGACGGGGACGGGACTGGCCGCACTGGCAGCGGCGGGAGCGGTACTGCTGGCGACGGGCATCGTCCTGGGCAGGATGACGGCACGCCGGGGCGCCAGGCCCGACCTCGACCTCGGCACGCCCGTCGAGCGTGCCACCTTCCACACCCTGCACACCGCCTCGCTCGCCGCACCCCCGCTGCGCGCCGGCCTCACCGAGGACACCGCACGCAAAGCCGCCCGGCGGCTGCGCTCCCTGCTCGGCACCGAGGCGCTCTGTCTCACCGACCGTGAGTCCGTGCTCGCCTGGGACGGCCCCGGCGCCGACCACCATGAGCAGCAGGTCATGGTGCGGGTCGCCGAAATACTCGACTCGGGGCGCAGCCAGAGCGTGCACACCGAGTGCGCGGACCTGGAGTGCCCGCTGCGCTGGGCCGTGATCGCCCCGCTGACGGGGGAGGAGGGAGTGCTCGGCGCGCTCGTCGCCTACGGGTCGCGGGAGTCGGCCGTCCTGGTGCGTGCCGCGACCGAGGTGGCCCGCTGGGTCTCCGTACAGCTGGAACTGGCCGAGCTCGACCGGTCCCGTACCCGGCTCATCGAGGCGGAGATCCGGGCCTTGCGCGCCCAGATATCGCCGCACTTCATCTTCAACTCGCTCGCCGCCATCGCCTCGTTCGTCCGCACCGATCCCGAGCGGGCACGTGAACTGCTGTTGGAATTCGCCGACTTCACCCGCTACTCCTTCCGCAGGCACGGCGACTTCACCAACCTCGCCGACGAACTGCGCTCCATCGAGCAGTATCTGGCGCTCGCCGGGGCCCGCTTCGGCGACCGGCTCAAGGTGACGCTCCAGGTGGCGCCGGAGGTGCTGCCGGTGACGCTGCCGTTCCTGTGTCTGCAGCCGCTCGTCGAGAACGCCGTCAAGCACGGCCTGGAGGACTCCAGGAACGAATGCCGTGTCGTGATCGCGGCGCGGGACGCCGGAGCGGAGGCCATGGTGACCATCGAGGACGACGGTGTGGGCATGGACCCGGCCGTCCTGCGGGGGATTCTCACGGGGGAGCGGACGGCGTCCTCGGGAATCGGCCTGTCCAATGTCGACGACCGGCTGCGCCAGGTGTACGGGGACGATTACGGACTCGTCATCGAGACAGGCGTCGGTGCCGGGATGAAGATCACGATCCGGATCCCCAAGTACCGCGCGGGGGTGCATTCCTCGGCAGGCCACTCGTCCCCGGGCTGAGCCCGTCGGCGCAGGCTGCCGGCGCAGCGCCGTCGGCCGCCCGCCGAGAGCCTCGCAAGCGTCTCACTCGCAAGGCCCTGACTCGCAAGGATCTCAGAAGAGATGGATGGCGAGATGACTCAGCGGCAGCCCGAGCTGCCAGGCCGGAGTCCAGACCTGCCTGCCTTCGTCCACGCCCGCACCCATCGGGTTCGCCGGGTGCCACGGCTCGCTGTCGCCGAGGTCGGCCGCGAGCAGCTCCGTCATCCGCAGCCAGTTCCAGGCGTCCCGCGCGAGCGCCAGATCGGGGTCGGCCCCGCCCTCGAGGTGGCGCTCCCGCTCCTCGCGGGCGGCCATCCGCTCCAGCACCCACTCCTGCCAGGGGTGTCCGTGCGAGGTGAGGGTCAGCCACTCCTCGATCCGGGCGACGGCACGGACACCCGCGAGTTCGTCCGCGCTGTCGCACAGACAGATGGTCAGCGCCAGTGTCTGCCGGCCGGCACGGAATTCGATCGAGCCGCTTTCCACGAGCTCTCCGGTGCGCAGCATCTCGTCGGCGATGTACTCGGCGCAGAGCCATGCCATGGGGACCGCCAGCCCGCCTGGGCTGGTGCCGTTCGTACTTTCGGGCTGCACCCTTCCCACCTTCTCCCGGACGACTTCGTGTGCCGACTCGACGTCGAGCCTCCACCGAGAGACACGGCTGAGGGTGCCTCTTTACTCAACTTGAGCGTGAGGTTTCGCATACTGTCGCCTGCTCGCCGTGGCCCGAGGGGGACGACGTCACCACCGGGACATCCGGGGCGTGCGTGACGGAGGCGTGGACCAGTACGAGCCACCGTCACACGCCGCCGTGTCACGCCACCGACGCCTCGGAGGCGGTCCGACTCGGACGCCAACTGCCGTCGTGGAGCTGCACACGCAACAGTGCGGCGCGGCACCGCCGCCACGCCGGGCTGCCCGGGGCCGCCGCGTTCAGCGCGATCAGGGCGAGCGCGGTGGCGGGCAGTTCGTCCTCGGTGCGGGCGTTGTCCTGCCGGGCCGCCGCAATCCTGGCCACTGCCTCGCGCACCGGCCGCCCCCCGCCTGCCGGGTGCTCCGCCAGGAGCCGTGCGGCCCACAGCGCGGGGGAGCCGGGCCGTCCGGTGAACGGGCAGGGTGTGCCGGTCGCGATGTCGCGGTCGAGCAGGCCGGCCAGCCGGCCGAGGGGCGCGCCGCCGACGACTGCCAGATCGACATGGACGGCCACCGCCTGCACGACCCGGCTCAGGACTGCGTACCCGGACGCGTCGAGCCGGGGGTGGCTCAGATCGACGGGTTCCTCTTCGCGCAGCGCCAGCGTGCGCAGCGCCGAATCGATCAGCTCGTCGGCGGAGCCGCGGGGCGGGGAGGGGATTGCGCGCAGCCAGCGGCGTGCCCGGCGTGCCGCCCGGGTGGCCGCGGTGTCGGGGCACCGGCTCAACGCGACGCAGGCCAGGGCCGTCGAGGCGATCGCCGGCCGTCGCGATGGGGGTGTCTCGGTCGGTGTCTCGGTCAAGGAAACCGTCCTCGGGTCGTCGCGCGTTCTCCGCACAGGTGCAGTACGCGCGCCGCCCGGCGCCGGTTCAGTTCCCGCTGTCGGCCCCCGTCCCCGACCCGGCCGGGCGGGGGTCGCGGCCGATGAGACCGAGCAGACGGTCCTGCAGCGGGGAGTCGTCGGGGACCTTCACCTCGGGACCGAACACCTCGATGTCCGGACCGAACGCGCCCGGCGTCCGGAGCTTCTCCATCACCTCGGCCGGAATCGCCGTGG includes:
- a CDS encoding SpoIIE family protein phosphatase, which gives rise to MVDRAAGALSLPDDWPAHADLSLTLNRMGSFDWDLASGLMYVDRPGLDVFDLRPDEYDGHPESLAHRVPREEAARLDAVVAQALKNGSEHYGAYFRIRCRDGSLRWTHTQGHVRRDETGRPHRIIGIMRDATQELTDATERQEVDQERRRQTSVVESTTAALAHARTVQDVIDVLKDSHGLEHFGATSLVMGLLEAGRIHLVAEGPVGSFVPGTRWTRVDEQYPMSEVVRTLTPRFIESKQDFADSYPRLWPHISDLDICAAAYLPLIAQAKPIGALGLLYRDKTGFSADERNVLVALSSSIAQSLARAVLYEQEHDLAEGLQQAMLPRRIPDVPGAQIAVRYRSARLGRDIGGDWYDIIALPGGRVGAVIGDVQGHDTHAAAVMGQLRIVLRAYAAEGHTPATVMARASVFLHELDTERFATCTYAEADLSTGVMQLVRAGHVDPLIRDSDGSTRRLSLEGGLPLGLSAEFGQLEYPVSTVELDPGQALLLYTDGLVEQPGADLDDGMQTLTSLVRGGPRDLQQLADRLCEVVDERGGDDDVAILLLRRKGAYTAQAGGRLQQHVAQSDPEALSSARHMIRAAVSAWGARERADEIELAADEMTTNALMHTEGGAIVTIRVLSGIERRLRVEVEDRSSALPRRRDAGESGVSGRGLMLVDRLAEAWGVESRGSGKCVWCEFIIPDRQPIA
- a CDS encoding aldo/keto reductase, translating into MRWSTLGHSAVEITELSFGAAGIGNLYAPVDPGAAAAAIDAAWDAGIRTFDTAPHYGLGLSERRLGEALRGRPRDAYTLSTKAGRLLEPCPAEGDDLAHGFAVPADHRRVWDFSAAGVRRSIEESLLRLGLDRIDIVYLHDPDDHEEAAFRHGYPALEKLRAEGVIGAIGAGMNQAAMLTRFLRDTDVDAVLCAGRYTLLDQSAVAELLPEATARGKSVVVGGVFNSGLLADPRPGATYDYTAAPDDILQRALRLKAVTERHGVPLRAAALHYPLGHPAVAGVLVGARSAGEVRDAADLLGRPVPPALWDELRAEGLLPTDGGAR
- a CDS encoding wax ester/triacylglycerol synthase family O-acyltransferase — translated: MSSELLAPLDLAFWHLESAGHPMHLGALAFFALPPVAASAAAPVPAPGPVSAPGAGGGGRILDLLATRAAAIPRLRMRVRDVWLPIGGAAWSVAKDFDVRRHVHHIRLPDIDFAAGAAALAGELMERPLERGLPPWEMYLLTGGREGGGGRDGSFAVLVKLHHALADGMRAVAIGAGIFDEIAGIAGARTAGVRRVRTVPPTSWLAGPRQAAGLARNRLEELGRALDVGASVVRSSRFDPRGVPALSAASSGTRRVGTAVLDLEDVQRVRRAAGGTANDVLLAIVAGALRRWMGDRGERLSPADPRALVPVSRRRPGSPPGSGNKLSAYLLTLPVRDPDPRSRLAAVRRAMDRNKEAGPSRGAGAVAVLADQLPPLAHRFGAPLAGGAARMLFDILVTSVPLPRSALSLGGCPLREIYPMAPLARGQSLAIALSTYGGQVHVGLVADGKAVPDLGRLAHGLREELEELLTLTR
- a CDS encoding amidohydrolase, giving the protein MTIIDAHHHVWDLAVRDQEWITGPELAPIRRTFTLEDLTPDARAAGVRATVLVQTVTVAEETPEFLALADSHDLVAGVVGWTDLTAPDIADTLAALRELPGGDRLVGIRHQVQGEPDPQWLLRPDVLRGLAAVASAGLVYDLVVLPCQLPAAAGAAARLPELTFVLDHLGKPPIASKEMEPWAADVRALAARPNTVCKLSGMVTEAAWSTWTTPDLIPYADTVLDAFGPGRLMFGSDWPVCRLAAGYAEVVAAARALTHRLADGERRAVFETTASRVYALRERDL
- a CDS encoding L-rhamnose mutarotase; translation: MRVALHTTVRADRIDAYEAAHRAVPEELTAAIRAAGATSWTIWRSGTDLFHLLDCDDYARLLAALEELPVNIAWQARMAELLDVVHDYSTNGADAGLPVVWEL